The following proteins are co-located in the Wenzhouxiangella marina genome:
- a CDS encoding esterase/lipase family protein, with the protein MQRFPIALASLILLIASAPLLACQDAVVLVHGNTGSPSDWNNTYSELRARGVPAGAIFRPAWGSACAACNDHNGSEEWPVVNALADALTASCTGRIDVIGHSMGATLAAKQIADYGIDGYVDTFVGIAGAFRGLWSCGRYPWNVWNSTCGYWGLSVNSPFLNALDGEPLGRRVYSIKSWIDQVVCATGTCTVGGIHSSQISGETASYSVSTGHFGLQQNTAPLQADLID; encoded by the coding sequence ATGCAACGTTTCCCGATCGCTCTCGCAAGCCTGATCCTGCTCATCGCCAGTGCACCGCTGCTGGCCTGTCAGGACGCCGTGGTGCTGGTCCATGGCAACACCGGATCGCCTTCGGACTGGAACAATACCTACTCGGAGCTCCGTGCTCGCGGCGTGCCGGCGGGCGCGATCTTCCGGCCGGCCTGGGGCAGCGCCTGCGCCGCCTGCAACGATCACAACGGCTCGGAAGAGTGGCCCGTGGTCAATGCCCTGGCCGATGCCCTGACCGCCTCCTGCACCGGCCGCATCGACGTGATCGGGCACTCCATGGGTGCGACCCTGGCGGCCAAGCAGATCGCCGACTACGGCATCGACGGCTACGTCGATACCTTCGTGGGTATTGCCGGTGCTTTCCGTGGCCTGTGGAGCTGCGGCCGCTACCCCTGGAACGTCTGGAATTCCACCTGCGGCTATTGGGGCCTGTCCGTCAACTCACCGTTTCTGAATGCCCTCGACGGTGAGCCCCTGGGCAGACGGGTCTACTCGATCAAGAGCTGGATCGATCAGGTCGTCTGCGCCACCGGCACCTGCACCGTCGGCGGCATCCACAGCTCGCAGATCAGCGGCGAGACCGCCAGCTACAGCGTCAGCACGGGCCACTTCGGCCTGCAGCAGAACACCGCCCCACTGCAGGCCGATCTGATCGACTGA
- a CDS encoding cation:proton antiporter family protein has protein sequence MFEVFSIGLAFIFGLAVKQIGLPPLVGFLAAGFGLNWIGQRFGVLPHYTGEVLEHVAHLGVLLLLFTVGLKLKLRQLGQAAVLGGGGLHFLISVAVFAPALFWWMGLDLQVAALVGVALAFSSTVLAAKILEAKRELTAFHGRMAIGILIVQDLIALLVLSIFSDKTPSIWALAVFALPLLRPVIYWLLDLSGRDEMLVLMGMLLATVLGGMGFEAVGLSSEVGALLMGVLLAGHPRASDVSESLWGLKELFLVGFFLQIGMSGLPTLGDWLFALTLIALLPLKGLLFFFILAAFHLRARNAFLAALALTAYSEFGLIVAAGIPVMNEWLVPLALTVSLGFTVSAPLNRAAHALFERYENRLCRYQRRTAHPDEIPPDLSSARALIMGMGRTGTAAFERLEESMSDLVGIDADPYRVAEHREHNRHVILADAEDTDFWRSVNLGCLEVVVLAMDDLEAKLIAARKLRERGFTGPIISHALYEEHVDKIRAAGADETYLTMREAGLSLAGHAIKCLEQDQGTRDWV, from the coding sequence ATGTTCGAAGTCTTCAGCATCGGTCTGGCCTTCATCTTCGGTCTGGCGGTCAAGCAGATCGGCCTGCCGCCCCTGGTCGGCTTCCTCGCCGCCGGCTTCGGCCTGAACTGGATCGGACAACGCTTCGGCGTGCTGCCCCACTACACGGGCGAGGTGCTGGAGCACGTGGCGCATCTCGGCGTCCTGCTGCTGCTGTTCACCGTCGGACTGAAACTGAAACTGCGCCAGCTCGGTCAGGCCGCGGTGCTCGGCGGCGGCGGCCTGCACTTCCTGATCTCCGTGGCGGTGTTCGCCCCGGCGCTGTTCTGGTGGATGGGCCTGGACCTGCAGGTCGCAGCCCTGGTCGGCGTGGCCCTGGCCTTCTCCTCGACGGTCCTGGCCGCCAAGATTCTCGAGGCCAAGCGCGAGCTGACGGCCTTCCACGGCCGCATGGCGATCGGCATCCTGATCGTGCAGGACCTGATTGCCCTGCTGGTGCTGAGCATCTTCAGCGACAAGACGCCTTCGATCTGGGCCCTGGCCGTGTTCGCCCTGCCCCTGCTGCGCCCGGTGATCTACTGGCTCCTCGACCTGTCCGGCCGCGACGAGATGCTGGTGCTGATGGGCATGCTGCTGGCCACGGTGCTCGGCGGCATGGGCTTCGAGGCTGTCGGTCTGAGCTCCGAGGTCGGCGCCCTGCTGATGGGCGTGCTGCTGGCCGGACATCCCCGCGCCAGCGATGTCTCCGAATCCCTCTGGGGCTTGAAGGAACTGTTCCTGGTCGGCTTCTTTCTGCAGATCGGCATGTCCGGCCTGCCCACCCTCGGCGACTGGCTGTTCGCCCTGACCCTGATCGCCCTGCTACCCCTCAAGGGCCTGCTGTTCTTCTTCATCCTCGCCGCCTTCCACCTGCGCGCACGCAACGCCTTCCTGGCTGCACTCGCCTTGACCGCCTACTCCGAGTTCGGCCTGATCGTGGCCGCCGGCATTCCCGTCATGAACGAATGGCTGGTGCCGCTGGCGCTCACCGTGTCCCTGGGCTTCACCGTGTCGGCGCCGCTCAATCGCGCCGCGCACGCCCTGTTCGAGCGCTACGAGAACCGCCTGTGCCGCTATCAGCGCAGGACCGCGCACCCGGACGAAATCCCGCCCGACCTGAGTTCGGCCCGAGCCCTGATCATGGGCATGGGCCGAACGGGTACCGCGGCTTTCGAGCGCCTCGAAGAGTCCATGAGCGACCTGGTCGGCATCGACGCCGACCCCTACCGCGTCGCCGAGCACCGTGAGCACAATCGCCACGTGATTCTGGCCGACGCCGAGGACACGGACTTCTGGCGCTCGGTCAATCTTGGCTGCCTGGAAGTGGTGGTGCTCGCCATGGACGACCTCGAAGCCAAGCTGATCGCGGCACGCAAACTGCGCGAGCGCGGCTTTACGGGACCGATCATTTCCCATGCCCTCTACGAAGAGCACGTCGACAAGATCCGCGCGGCCGGGGCCGACGAGACCTACCTGACCATGCGCGAAGCGGGCCTGAGCCTGGCCGGCCACGCCATCAAGTGTCTGGAGCAGGACCAGGGCACCCGCGACTGGGTCTGA
- a CDS encoding c-type cytochrome, with protein sequence MTRCRLFAASALLAVSSLASAELTPEQAERAVETRQSVLHLMGWNIGPLGAMARGRMDFDVDRVQTNAGRLVALANMLPDAFAPDTRANEVSTEALDVIWEQPEAFAAKIQATIDASNRLVEAAAGGDENAMREAIGGLGSTCGSCHDDFRADD encoded by the coding sequence ATGACCCGATGCAGACTCTTCGCCGCCAGCGCCTTGCTGGCCGTCTCCAGCCTGGCCAGCGCCGAGCTGACCCCGGAACAGGCCGAGCGCGCGGTGGAAACCCGCCAGTCGGTGCTGCATCTGATGGGCTGGAACATCGGCCCCCTGGGCGCGATGGCGCGAGGGCGCATGGACTTCGACGTCGATCGGGTCCAGACCAATGCCGGGCGCCTGGTCGCGCTGGCGAACATGCTGCCCGACGCCTTCGCCCCGGACACGCGTGCCAACGAGGTGAGCACCGAAGCCCTGGACGTGATCTGGGAGCAGCCCGAGGCCTTCGCCGCCAAGATCCAGGCCACCATCGATGCCAGCAACCGCCTCGTTGAAGCCGCTGCCGGCGGTGACGAAAACGCGATGCGTGAAGCCATCGGCGGCCTGGGCAGCACCTGCGGCAGCTGCCACGACGACTTCCGCGCCGACGACTGA
- a CDS encoding efflux RND transporter permease subunit yields the protein MKTLSGLAVRRPVTTLMLTLSLMLMGLVSLRLLPLEFFPDVDFPGMMIEIPYPGSTPEEVERLITRPVEEALATMGGIQRMMSSSSESGAQMFMFFGWDADMTARGVEARDKIDGIRHLLPDDLERVFVRRFTNNSQPAMGLRIGSTRDLSDAYELLDRNVRRRLERLDGVARVSLDGLEPRAVRVQLLADRVAAHQIDLNELSARLRAANFSMSAGYLDDVNAGQRIRVRPMGEFRSLDEVRELPINEVGLRLRDIAEVNLESPPRRYERLLDGEFAIGFDVFLESGANLVDVSERVIAEIEAIGELPDMAGINLYVLFSQADGVVTSLKDLAMAGLIGAVMSMIVLWLFLRQWVPTLIVMLSVPAAVLITLAAMYFLGLSLNILTMMGLMLAIGMLVDNGVVVTESIYRRKQMLPDSPGRATLLGVREVALAISAGTLTTIIVFLPNIFGAQNQVTLFLSHVAYTISIALLASLIIAQTIIPLLALRVKVPAEQKGNRWLTGLTNAYARVLGGSLKFRWTAALCVFLLLVTAMIPMGGVQSNMFDESDDDRLMLRYNVEGNYRLEKVREAVDQIEDYLRANQAEFGFESLYSYYASNRAETTLILAEDREISIEEIRRRVSESIPPIAIGRPSFEVQRNGGAENLSVNLYGESSERLYEIAEEVVRVLSRLEGLSDVRAEGAAGAEEVRVVVDREVAQRNGLSTEQVARSVAVAMRGQTLNEYRTPEGELDMRLEFQGADRQTIAQLEALPLVNDRGERVRLSTVARLEVVRGPDEIRRQERRTSLSVSANLGELTMNEARDRISAVMDQIALPSGYAWSYGRAFQQEDEAMQQMVFNMLLAIALVFIVMAALFESTLFPVSIITSILFSFIGVYWFFFITGTEMSLMGLIGMLVLMGIVVNNGIVLIDHVNNLRRRGMARDEAIVQAGRDRLRPILMTAATTILAMIPLAMGSTRIGGGGPPYFPMARAIIGGLAFSTVVSLVVVPYIYVLLDDLRAWVGKVRRRAVGRAVA from the coding sequence ATGAAGACCCTCAGCGGACTGGCCGTGCGCCGCCCCGTCACCACGCTGATGCTCACGCTCAGTCTGATGCTGATGGGCCTGGTCTCCCTGCGCCTGCTGCCGCTGGAGTTCTTCCCGGACGTCGATTTTCCGGGGATGATGATCGAGATTCCCTACCCGGGGAGCACCCCGGAAGAGGTCGAGCGTCTGATCACGCGGCCGGTCGAGGAAGCGCTGGCGACGATGGGCGGCATCCAGCGCATGATGTCGAGTTCCAGCGAGTCGGGCGCGCAGATGTTCATGTTCTTCGGCTGGGACGCGGACATGACCGCCCGCGGCGTCGAGGCCCGGGACAAGATCGACGGCATCCGGCATCTGCTGCCCGACGACCTGGAGCGGGTCTTCGTCCGCCGCTTCACCAACAACAGCCAGCCGGCGATGGGTCTTCGCATCGGCTCGACGCGCGATCTGAGCGATGCCTACGAGCTCCTCGATCGCAACGTGCGTCGACGCCTCGAGCGCCTCGATGGAGTGGCCCGCGTGTCCCTGGATGGCCTCGAGCCGCGCGCGGTTCGCGTCCAGCTGCTGGCCGATCGCGTCGCCGCCCACCAGATCGATCTGAACGAACTCAGCGCGCGCCTGCGCGCCGCCAATTTCTCCATGTCCGCCGGCTACCTGGACGACGTCAATGCCGGTCAGCGCATCCGCGTCCGGCCGATGGGCGAGTTCCGCAGTCTGGATGAGGTCCGCGAACTGCCGATCAACGAAGTTGGACTCCGTCTGCGTGACATCGCGGAGGTCAACCTCGAATCTCCGCCGCGGCGCTACGAGCGTCTCCTGGACGGGGAGTTCGCGATCGGTTTCGACGTGTTCCTGGAAAGCGGCGCCAACCTGGTGGACGTCAGCGAGCGGGTGATCGCCGAGATCGAGGCCATCGGCGAGTTGCCCGACATGGCTGGCATCAACCTCTACGTGCTGTTCAGCCAGGCCGACGGTGTGGTGACCTCCCTGAAGGATCTGGCGATGGCGGGCCTGATCGGGGCAGTCATGTCGATGATCGTGCTCTGGCTGTTCCTGCGCCAGTGGGTGCCGACCCTGATCGTGATGCTGTCGGTGCCGGCGGCGGTCCTGATCACCCTGGCGGCGATGTACTTCCTGGGGCTGAGCCTGAACATCCTGACCATGATGGGTCTGATGCTCGCCATCGGCATGCTCGTCGACAACGGCGTGGTCGTGACCGAGAGCATCTACCGGCGCAAGCAGATGCTGCCCGACTCGCCGGGCAGGGCGACCCTGCTCGGGGTGCGCGAAGTGGCCCTGGCGATCAGTGCCGGCACCCTGACCACGATCATCGTCTTCCTGCCCAATATCTTCGGCGCTCAGAACCAGGTCACCCTGTTCCTGTCGCATGTGGCCTACACGATCTCCATCGCCCTGCTGGCTTCGCTGATCATCGCGCAGACCATCATTCCGTTGCTGGCCCTGCGCGTGAAGGTGCCGGCCGAGCAGAAGGGCAACCGCTGGTTGACGGGCCTGACCAACGCCTATGCTCGCGTGCTGGGGGGCAGCCTGAAATTCCGCTGGACCGCCGCGCTCTGCGTGTTTCTGTTGCTGGTCACGGCGATGATTCCGATGGGCGGCGTCCAGAGCAATATGTTCGACGAGTCCGATGACGACCGCTTGATGCTGCGCTACAACGTCGAGGGCAACTACCGCCTGGAGAAGGTGCGTGAAGCGGTCGACCAGATCGAAGACTACCTGCGCGCCAACCAGGCCGAATTCGGTTTCGAATCCCTGTACTCCTACTACGCCTCGAACCGGGCCGAGACCACCCTGATCCTGGCCGAGGACCGCGAGATCTCGATCGAGGAGATTCGCCGACGCGTCAGCGAGTCGATTCCCCCGATCGCGATCGGTCGACCCAGCTTCGAGGTCCAGCGCAACGGTGGCGCGGAGAACCTGAGTGTCAATCTCTACGGTGAGTCCAGCGAGCGCCTGTACGAAATCGCCGAGGAGGTCGTGCGGGTGCTTTCCCGTCTCGAGGGCCTGAGCGATGTGCGCGCCGAGGGTGCCGCCGGGGCCGAGGAGGTGCGGGTGGTGGTCGACCGCGAAGTGGCTCAGCGCAATGGCCTGTCGACGGAACAGGTTGCCCGCTCCGTGGCCGTGGCCATGCGTGGCCAGACCCTGAACGAGTACCGCACCCCCGAGGGTGAGCTGGACATGCGCCTCGAATTCCAGGGCGCGGACCGCCAGACCATCGCCCAGCTCGAGGCCCTGCCGCTGGTCAACGACCGGGGAGAGCGGGTCCGTCTGTCGACCGTGGCCCGCCTGGAGGTGGTCCGCGGGCCGGACGAGATTCGCCGCCAGGAACGCCGTACCTCATTGAGCGTGTCGGCCAACCTGGGTGAGCTGACCATGAACGAGGCCCGCGACCGGATCTCGGCGGTGATGGACCAGATCGCGCTGCCCTCGGGCTATGCCTGGAGCTACGGCCGCGCCTTCCAGCAGGAAGACGAGGCCATGCAGCAGATGGTCTTCAACATGCTGCTGGCCATTGCCCTGGTCTTCATCGTGATGGCGGCCCTGTTCGAGTCGACCCTGTTCCCGGTCTCGATCATCACCTCGATCCTGTTCAGCTTCATCGGCGTGTACTGGTTCTTCTTCATCACCGGCACCGAGATGTCCCTGATGGGCCTGATCGGCATGCTGGTGCTGATGGGCATCGTGGTCAACAACGGCATCGTGCTGATCGACCACGTCAACAATCTGCGCCGCCGCGGCATGGCACGTGACGAGGCCATCGTCCAGGCCGGGCGCGATCGCCTGCGGCCGATCCTGATGACCGCGGCGACGACCATTCTGGCGATGATTCCCCTGGCCATGGGCAGCACCCGCATCGGCGGTGGTGGCCCACCGTACTTCCCGATGGCCCGCGCCATCATCGGCGGCCTGGCCTTTTCGACCGTCGTCAGCCTGGTCGTCGTGCCCTACATCTACGTGCTGCTCGATGATCTGCGGGCCTGGGTGGGCAAAGTGAGAAGGCGGGCGGTGGGCCGCGCAGTGGCCTGA
- a CDS encoding cytochrome b/b6 domain-containing protein, protein MARDGKGRLVWDWPLRLWHWLFALCILGAWISGEWGGFDWRQWHLWFGQAAVGLLIFRLAWGLCGPRHARFASFLPGPRRLLAYLKTLPQRNAPASAGHNPLGALAVLALLVILAVQVGTGLFISDDILYEGPWFVAVSEATADFASRIHHQLAWPIGALIALHLIAIGFYRIYKRQDLTRAMITGRKPADQVPESASIPGSRTLLALVLIVLIALFSWWLLALAPPEPPPTMDFW, encoded by the coding sequence ATGGCGAGGGACGGCAAGGGGCGGCTGGTCTGGGACTGGCCGCTCCGACTCTGGCACTGGCTGTTCGCCCTGTGCATCCTCGGAGCCTGGATCAGCGGTGAGTGGGGCGGGTTCGACTGGCGCCAGTGGCATCTCTGGTTCGGCCAGGCCGCCGTCGGCCTGCTGATCTTTCGCCTGGCCTGGGGCCTCTGCGGACCGCGCCATGCCCGCTTCGCCAGCTTTCTACCCGGACCGAGGCGCCTGCTGGCCTACCTGAAGACCCTGCCCCAGCGAAACGCACCGGCGAGCGCCGGGCACAACCCGCTGGGCGCCCTCGCAGTGCTGGCCCTGCTGGTCATCCTTGCGGTCCAGGTCGGCACCGGCCTGTTCATCAGCGACGACATCCTCTACGAAGGGCCCTGGTTCGTCGCCGTCAGCGAGGCCACGGCGGATTTCGCCAGCCGCATCCACCATCAGCTGGCCTGGCCGATCGGCGCGCTGATCGCCCTGCACCTGATCGCCATCGGCTTCTATCGGATCTACAAGCGTCAGGACCTCACTCGCGCCATGATCACCGGCCGCAAGCCCGCCGATCAGGTGCCGGAATCGGCGTCGATTCCCGGCTCCCGCACCCTGCTGGCCCTGGTCCTGATCGTGCTGATCGCACTCTTCAGCTGGTGGCTGCTGGCCTTGGCACCGCCGGAGCCGCCGCCCACGATGGATTTCTGGTAG
- a CDS encoding cation:proton antiporter, with amino-acid sequence MPSSELFLIALATVLALPWLIWRLGRTDAWAPLVVVQILTGIALGPGLFGAAFPEIHRTVLNEEVIAMLGGVASWGVILFVWIAGTELDLSQAWRERRDSTVTAGLAMLGPLVLGGVVGMGLLWHAPGWMGPSASSWQFVAAIGMACSVTALPILILFMERLEILRKSLGQRVLRYASLDDLAIWGLLALILVDLERLGKQAAFLGLFFLATVILRRALPRLNPQDRWFLSLVWLALCALAADWAGLHYMVGAFLAGAVLEADWLDQQRLDRLREMLLLVMMPVFFLYTGLRTEWQLGGASVFAAAAALLLAGVGGKLLGLRLAGRILDWPPGQARLIGWLLQTKALIMIIFANILLDRAVISAETFTALLLMAAASTMLTIPMAQRAMKHFQDQSPEPSKLQSQR; translated from the coding sequence ATGCCCTCCAGCGAACTCTTTCTGATCGCACTGGCCACCGTGCTGGCTTTGCCCTGGCTGATCTGGCGCCTGGGCCGGACCGATGCCTGGGCGCCGCTGGTGGTCGTCCAGATCCTGACCGGCATCGCGCTGGGGCCTGGCCTGTTCGGCGCGGCCTTTCCTGAAATCCACCGGACCGTGCTCAACGAGGAAGTCATCGCCATGCTCGGCGGCGTGGCTAGCTGGGGCGTCATCCTGTTCGTCTGGATCGCCGGCACCGAGCTCGATCTGAGCCAGGCCTGGCGGGAGCGCCGGGACAGCACGGTGACCGCCGGCCTGGCCATGCTCGGTCCGCTGGTTCTGGGTGGTGTGGTCGGCATGGGACTGCTCTGGCATGCGCCGGGCTGGATGGGACCGAGTGCCAGCTCGTGGCAGTTCGTTGCCGCCATCGGAATGGCCTGCTCGGTCACCGCCCTGCCGATCCTGATCCTGTTCATGGAGCGGCTGGAGATTCTTCGCAAGTCACTCGGCCAACGCGTGCTGCGCTACGCCAGCCTGGACGACCTGGCCATCTGGGGCCTGCTGGCCCTGATCCTGGTCGACCTGGAACGCCTGGGCAAGCAGGCAGCCTTTCTCGGCCTGTTCTTCCTGGCCACGGTGATCCTCCGCCGCGCCCTGCCACGCCTGAACCCGCAGGATCGGTGGTTCCTCAGCCTGGTCTGGTTGGCCCTCTGCGCCCTGGCCGCCGACTGGGCGGGCCTGCACTACATGGTGGGCGCCTTCCTGGCCGGGGCCGTTCTGGAGGCCGACTGGCTCGACCAGCAGCGCCTCGACCGGCTGCGGGAAATGCTGCTGCTGGTGATGATGCCGGTGTTCTTTCTCTACACGGGCCTGCGCACGGAGTGGCAGCTCGGCGGTGCGAGCGTCTTCGCTGCCGCCGCGGCACTGCTCCTGGCCGGGGTCGGCGGCAAGCTTCTCGGACTCCGGCTGGCCGGCCGAATCCTCGATTGGCCACCGGGCCAGGCCCGACTGATCGGCTGGCTGCTGCAGACCAAGGCCCTGATCATGATCATCTTCGCCAATATCCTTCTGGACCGGGCCGTGATCAGCGCCGAGACCTTCACCGCCCTGCTGCTGATGGCCGCCGCCTCGACCATGCTCACGATTCCCATGGCCCAGCGAGCAATGAAGCATTTCCAGGATCAGTCGCCCGAACCGAGCAAACTGCAAAGCCAGCGCTAA
- a CDS encoding M14 family zinc carboxypeptidase, producing MSRRLILGSLALLLLSSSAFGQRLANWTEGNGELGLGYPVPIPVDTPLPFDGFRTYAGLHSRHQDLMLQSDRVSGEVVGQSRNGREIWAYRLAASGDRTPEGLPRSAVFYTGGIHAREWQSPEVVTGLMERLVAGQGDHFLTDFVADHVNVVVLPVMNIDGFLQTQANPSRNWLETDNRNPQFWPRDGRMRRKNLRGTDGDFFTTGDHLAGVDLNRNNPPFWPGPPETGIQDDLTWRGPSAQSEPEIQAMLAAAGLAPADRLRFFADMHSYTSVFFSVHTSNLRRNAIQSRLFSTLSNHHAALPGNRVYVDSVSSIDVGIGTTSEYFGQLYQIPSATWEIEPGENGAVDYGGFGNNGHDGFILPESEIRRVRENLAETMLVAAYHMADPPHVAMAEVVDVATGAVVWSAHWDDAENEMRDFVNQSLAPLVPGRAYELWMAFSKPMRWRENGQVVPFPGRSASSINLNLWIESGNDVIAADFGPPEWLDQAGGAPNGYHRYRDDAFRIAFTISDAPETLAQIDEINAGEDGIHFTVLTSDLTGNLLDANPATRARWEDGAWADYDSASGSLDSGGADRSLELDLRVAAGDPGTEAVRGVHSAMWIDPDRGGEGWVIEVLPDGQAVGYWFTYDEEGHPRWLLGQGPVVANQIRFENLLAPVGGRFGPGFDPDEVELLPAGSARLVFSDCEQGWFDYRAFGQTQRLPLNRLTRGLGLDCGPSDVPPPDRAVQNGSWFDPDHAGEGYTVQWLDNGQVLVMWFSYDATGQQYWMLGQGESQAGDDRILLDNVLSARGARFGRAFDPQEVELFDWGSIEMQLGCETGSASYQSLLPEFGSGDFELLRLSYIDGLTTCPPGN from the coding sequence ATGAGCCGGCGTCTGATTCTCGGCAGCCTCGCGCTGCTCCTGCTGTCGTCCTCTGCCTTTGGCCAGCGCCTGGCCAACTGGACCGAAGGCAATGGTGAACTCGGGCTGGGCTATCCGGTGCCGATCCCGGTCGACACGCCCTTGCCCTTCGACGGATTCCGGACCTACGCGGGCCTGCACAGCCGCCATCAGGACCTGATGCTCCAGTCCGATCGCGTGAGCGGCGAAGTCGTCGGCCAGAGCCGCAACGGTCGTGAGATCTGGGCCTATCGCCTGGCCGCGTCCGGCGACCGAACGCCCGAAGGCCTGCCGCGCTCGGCGGTTTTCTACACGGGCGGCATCCACGCCCGCGAGTGGCAGTCGCCCGAGGTCGTGACTGGCCTGATGGAGCGCCTGGTTGCCGGGCAGGGCGATCACTTTCTGACGGATTTCGTCGCCGATCACGTCAATGTCGTGGTGCTGCCCGTGATGAACATCGACGGCTTCCTGCAGACCCAGGCCAATCCGTCCCGCAACTGGCTGGAGACCGACAATCGCAACCCGCAGTTCTGGCCTCGCGACGGGCGCATGCGTCGCAAGAACCTGCGTGGCACGGACGGGGATTTCTTCACCACCGGCGATCATCTGGCCGGGGTCGATCTGAATCGGAACAATCCGCCGTTCTGGCCGGGGCCGCCGGAGACCGGCATCCAGGATGACCTGACCTGGCGCGGACCGTCAGCGCAGTCCGAGCCCGAGATCCAGGCCATGCTGGCCGCCGCGGGGCTCGCCCCGGCCGATCGCCTGCGCTTCTTCGCCGACATGCACAGCTACACCAGCGTGTTCTTCAGCGTCCACACCTCGAATCTGCGCCGCAATGCCATCCAGTCGCGCCTGTTCAGCACGCTGTCGAATCATCACGCGGCCCTGCCGGGCAACCGCGTCTATGTCGATTCGGTCAGCAGCATCGACGTCGGTATCGGGACGACCTCGGAGTACTTCGGTCAGCTCTATCAGATTCCCTCGGCCACCTGGGAGATCGAGCCCGGCGAGAACGGGGCGGTGGACTACGGTGGCTTCGGCAACAATGGCCACGACGGCTTCATCCTGCCCGAGTCCGAGATCCGCCGCGTGCGCGAGAACCTGGCCGAGACCATGCTGGTGGCGGCGTACCACATGGCGGATCCGCCCCACGTCGCCATGGCCGAGGTCGTGGACGTGGCCACGGGTGCGGTGGTCTGGTCGGCACACTGGGACGACGCCGAGAACGAAATGCGCGACTTCGTCAACCAGTCCCTGGCGCCACTGGTGCCGGGCCGAGCCTACGAGCTCTGGATGGCCTTCAGCAAGCCGATGCGCTGGCGCGAGAATGGTCAGGTCGTTCCCTTCCCCGGCCGCAGCGCCAGTTCGATCAACCTGAACCTCTGGATCGAGTCCGGCAACGACGTGATCGCGGCCGACTTCGGGCCACCCGAATGGCTGGATCAGGCGGGCGGCGCGCCGAACGGCTACCACCGCTATCGGGACGACGCCTTCCGCATCGCCTTCACGATTTCCGATGCGCCGGAAACCCTGGCGCAGATCGATGAGATCAACGCCGGTGAAGACGGCATCCACTTCACCGTGCTGACCAGCGATCTGACCGGCAATCTCCTCGACGCCAACCCGGCCACCCGGGCGCGTTGGGAGGATGGCGCCTGGGCCGATTACGACAGCGCCAGCGGCAGCCTGGACTCGGGCGGTGCCGATCGCTCCCTGGAGCTCGATCTTCGCGTCGCTGCCGGCGACCCCGGGACCGAAGCCGTGCGTGGCGTGCACAGCGCCATGTGGATCGACCCCGACCGCGGCGGCGAAGGTTGGGTGATCGAGGTGCTGCCCGATGGCCAGGCCGTGGGCTACTGGTTCACCTACGACGAAGAGGGTCATCCGCGCTGGCTGCTTGGACAGGGGCCGGTGGTTGCCAATCAGATTCGCTTCGAGAACCTGCTCGCGCCGGTCGGCGGTCGTTTCGGTCCTGGCTTCGACCCGGACGAAGTCGAGCTGCTGCCGGCCGGTTCGGCCCGCCTGGTCTTCAGCGACTGCGAACAGGGCTGGTTCGACTACCGGGCCTTCGGTCAGACCCAGCGCCTGCCCTTGAACCGCCTGACCCGCGGCCTCGGACTCGACTGCGGCCCCAGCGATGTGCCGCCACCCGATCGAGCGGTGCAGAACGGCTCCTGGTTCGATCCCGATCACGCCGGCGAAGGCTACACCGTCCAGTGGCTGGACAATGGCCAGGTGCTGGTGATGTGGTTCAGCTACGACGCGACCGGGCAGCAGTACTGGATGCTGGGCCAGGGTGAGAGCCAGGCCGGTGACGACCGCATCCTGCTCGACAACGTGCTGTCGGCCCGGGGTGCTCGATTCGGACGTGCCTTCGACCCGCAGGAGGTCGAACTCTTCGATTGGGGTTCGATCGAAATGCAGCTCGGCTGCGAGACCGGTTCGGCCAGCTACCAGTCGCTGCTGCCCGAGTTCGGCAGCGGTGATTTCGAGCTGCTGCGCCTCAGTTACATCGACGGCCTGACCACGTGCCCGCCTGGGAATTGA